Sequence from the Ailuropoda melanoleuca isolate Jingjing chromosome 10, ASM200744v2, whole genome shotgun sequence genome:
GTCACTCTTGGCAGCTCTCAGGACTCTGTGCCCTGCCCCTGGAGTGTTCAGCGAAATATTCTAGCACTCATTTATTCTCACTCCAATAAATGGGTGTTTTTAGAAAGTGTGATAAGAACGTACCCCTCTGGATCAAGCTTATCACACCCCCTGTTATATCCTTATAAGATCACACGGCTTCATGAACACTTAAGATCTTGTCTGCTTTTGTTGGTATCTGAATGGTATTTATTTGTATCTCAGGCTTAGAGTTGGAACTGGAAAGAAACACGCATTTATGAGCTCAAATGTTCTTAGTTTGCCAGCGGACTTCCACTGGGGCCTTGCTTGTGGTACCCCTGAGGGAAGCAGGGTGGGGTAGTTTTAAGTGCAAGCTCAGGGACTAGATACACCTGAAATGAGCTGGACCCTGCGCTTCACCAGCTGCTTGACCTTGGGCAATCTGGTTAATCTTTTTGagcctctgtaaaatgggaataatagtggAACAAATCTCATAGGAGTAGCTGAGAagtttggcacataataagcgCTAAACAAATATTAACTGCCGCTAGTATTAGTATCATTATTTCTAGttctgttttctatctctaaGAAATACTAAAGTGGGACAACATGCTTATATCAGGGTTTCCCAGCCTCAGCACTCTTGACAGTTTGGCTGATAATTCTTGCAGTGGGGACTGTCCTGAGCATTGTATAATGTTGAGCAGCATCCCCGGTCACCCATTCAATGCCAGTAGCACCCTACCCCCTAAGTGTGACagtcaaaaatgtctccattCATTGCCACATGTCCCTAGGTGAGCAAAATTGTCCCAGGTTGAGACCCACtggtttaaataaataagtacattgTGTTTTCTAAGATTAAATAGAATTTTGTCCATTTAGAATAACTTAGAATTTCCTGAAACATTTTTCCTGAGCGTGCTAGGCAGTTTGGATTTTTTACCACTGTGTTTGTGACTACATGCAGCCTTAAAAAGCTCTTGAATTAATGATACGAGCCAAAGCACAGGTGTCTGTGGGCAGAGTGGACTGGCTGGTGCTCCCCTCCCCCGGTACTGATGACAGGGTCTTTTTTGGCAGCATACTGTAAGAACTCTGTGGATGGCCTCTGGTACTGCTTCGATGACAGTGATGTGCAGCAGCTGTCAGAAGATGAGGTCTGCACACAGACGGCGTACATCCTTTTCTACCAGAGGCGGACAGCTATTCCGTCGTGGTCGGCCAACAGCTCAGTGGCAGGTAAGGCCAACTTATTCTTTGGCAGTTTTTTCTAGAACAGAAGATTGTAATTAATGGTTCAGAGAACTTCTCCACAAGGTCTCATGACTCTGTGGGGTTGATCAGATAAATCCtcacatttggtttttttttttttttttaaagattttatttatttattcaacagagatagagacagccagtgagagagaacacaagcagggggagtgggagaggaagaagcaggctcatagcagaggagcctgatgtggggcctcgatcccataacgccgggatcacgccctgagccgaaggcagacgctcaaccgctgtgccacccaggcgccccctcacatttgtttttaatctggaAACCAAAATGATTGTGGTCAAGGAAATAGGGGTGGAATGCGTGAACCCTCAGAGTTCATATGGAAGCAGGTAGAACCTGTCTCAAAGTGAGCTTGTCATGTTtgcttgtggaatgaatgaatgaaagaaagaaagaaagaaagagaaaaaagaaagaaaaagaaaaagtaaaagtagtATGGCATGCTACTCTAAAAGCGGGAATGAGACTTGGCTTTGCCATGTTTTGGTTTGATCATTGTCTTGGAACACATCCCATCCAAGCCACATATTTAATCATCTGTAATGTGGGAGTACTAATAATACCTGCCTGATGGGGTCACTGTGTGCATCAGATTAGGTAAATGTACCTTAGAGCCTTTTAGAAAAGGTGAAGGCCAttagaaatagttctttttccCTGTGAGGCCGGCCTGTTCCATTAGAAGGGTTGAACGCTATAGTCATATTCGATGGGCTGGGTTTAGCTGGATGGGATCTAGTCTGGATGCAGCCACAGATAGTCCAAACAAGGCGATGCATGCTTCTTAATGCAGAGGTTAAGAGACTGGCTGAGGACAGGGACATGGTAACATGGGATCACATTAGAGAGTATTAACCCCAGATCCCCTTGTAGCTTGTGAGGGGTAGGTTCGAAGCTGCTGAAAGGAGGCACGGCTGAAGCAGAGTGAGCCCCTGCTGGAGTCAAGCCCCACTCAGTACACCAGCCTCTCTGTAACCACTCACTCCGTTAAGTGAGTGGGAACGCCAGTACTCTAGTGCTTTCCCCTGGTGCTTTCCCGAGCCTGAGATATGCTTGGAAATTACACCCTCTTGAGGTCTGTTTGAGACATGTTCAAGAGCAGTTTCTATTGCTGTGGAATATATTTCAGGGCATCCCTGGAATGGACAGTACAGATTGACATACACcctgggtgtgtgcatgtgtgtgtgtttgtatattaACATTGTGAAAATGACGTAACGACTCCATAAAACAGTGAGGCTAACAAGATAACGGAGCATGCCACTTTTGTTTGCTCTGTGTCAgaattttttctgtgtgtgcttAGAGCAATCCTggcagtaggtgcttaataaatatttgtagaagagTATGAACGCTTCTCTTGCCAGGACTTAAGACCTGCACTTTGCATTACGAAGTGTCTGTGCCTATACTTGCATTTCATTACTATAAACATGTACGAGAGTCTGCCCTCCTTCTTCTAATCTTAACAGGATATTCAGGCAGGCGCAGATCTGCTTGGGGTCTGGGAGTTACCACTGACGTCGGCCACCTCCCAGCTCTGGCAGCAGCACTCTCGTGAGGGTGTGAGCCAAGCCACCGGCCTGGGATCCTGGCCTGCCCTCAGTGCCCACTTCCTTTACTGCAGGCTCTACGAGTTCTTCACTGTGTGAACACTGGGTGAGCCGGCTCCCGGGGAGCAAGCAAGCCAGCGTGACCTCCGCAGCTTCCTCCAGACGCACCTCCCTGGCCTCATTGTCCGAGTCGGTGGAGATGGCCGGGGAGAGGAGTGAAGACGATGGTGGGTATGGGTTTTGTAACACATTTCCACAATGGTGTCTCACAGACACAGCACAGGGTCCCTCATGCTAAGCCCCAGGAAGACTGGGAGAAGGTAAAAGGGCTGGGGGTAGCCCTGTGTGTAGCTGTGGGTTATAATCATAAGTGCCATTTTCTATAAACCAGGTCATTCACTTTTCCTCTGTGACCTCTAGGATGATTTTCTCCtcctgtttcattattttccacttCTAAGGTCTAGCGTGGAGGCTGGAACTTTAACTCTGTACAATAATGGATACATTTCTTTCAAAGTGCTTTTCAAAGTCCCCAAAATAAACTGTAAGGGGACTCCGCAAGGTGGTGATTTGCCCAGGACCTCCTGGCAAGGAGGAGTCGCTGTGCTAGCTCCAGTGGGGGCTTCCCGACTCTTGGCTTCTCCCTTTTCCACCGCGGTTTCCTTTAGAGGAATTTGTGGCATGTTCTTTTAATACAGAAGCATCTAGAACAAAAACTCTTGCCTCTCCATAAAGGCGGTTTTTAAGAATTCTGAAGGTGGTCACAATAcagaaatttggggaaatattgatacaaatagtattcttttttttttttttttaaccttcactTACTGCTTGAGTGATGGCAGCAGAACCCTCAGTTCTGACAGGAACCCCAGGTGGTATGGGAAGGATCAGGCAGCCCGGGCACTGAGGCTGGGAGGAGGTGAGAGTGAGCTCAGCTTCTCTAATGAGGACAGTGACTCATATCCCAGCAAGTCTCCTTCTGTGGCCCAGCATGTTGGTCGCTGTAATCTGTGTAATCTGCGTCTGGTGATGGGTAATTGTGAGAGCGTGAACTGGAGGGAAACAGCAGGAGTCTGGAAGGGGGCCGCCTGGCTGGGGAGGTCTGCGTCATTGTAGCTCCAGCCCCGCTCCCTCTTCTGGCTTGTTGcctctttatttgtaaaataagaagaGTACTTAGCTGGAATTACTAAGCTCCTGACGTTTTATGGAAAACCAGACGGTGGATCTTTGCTTAAGTAGAGGTTTTTCTCAACGCAGACTTTAAATTTAGAATTCTCTGTTGTATTAACAGTAAGCTGATTTGCCCCAGTCTGTTTTTAAACAGTGTGGTTGGTGAAATCAGTATCCTCTTAAACATCATCATCACAGTGGTGCCCGGGTGGTGCCCACATAACAGAGCCTGTCTCTGGGGATCTTATCTGGAAGGTTTTATAAATACCACAGCTGCAGTACCAAGTATGTGTGGAatttaatttagaatattttctttggaaggATGTTTTAAGGCACTCAAAATAGAAGTAGGTAGTTCTAATTATGAACTTTTTCTTTGGAAGTTTGAAATCACTCAGGATATTATTCTAATTATGGATATTGCCTTTAGAAGTTTGAAGTCACTCAGGATGGGAGTGTATCGTCTCTGGTTCTTTCCACCAATCTGCTGTTACAGTCAATAATTACAAGCCAAGCTGCATGTGGCATTGAGTTGGGGGCAAGCGTCTGTGATTCTGGTGTTAGCTCTGCCCCTGATTCTATGTTAACCTTGAACAATGGCTTGACTTCTGTGGGCCCTGGTTGTCCTTGGTTAGATGAAAAAGCTGGATTAGTAGCTCATATTTACTGAGCGTCTGCAAAGTGCCAGGTGGGCATAGGactttcaggattttatttagttcttataGTAGTCCTGTGAGTTAGAGCAGACAGCCTATGGGCCAAATATGGCTCCTGCCTTTATTTGTgaataaggttttattggaacacagctgcaCCCATTTGTTTATGTGTCTTCTGTGGTGGCTTTCATGCTGCAGTGACGGAGTTGAGTGGTTGGCCCACAAAGCTTAGAGTATTAACTCTCTGGGTCCTTAAGTCTCTTGACCACTGATGTACAGCAAGAAGTAAAGAGTTTGCCGATCCCTGAATTAGAATGTCCCTGTTTTATAGATAGGGGAATTGGGCTCAGAAAAGTTGAAGTCACATGGCTGCTCTTGTGACACCAGACGTGCTGGCTCTGAAGGTCATGCTCCTGTCATTCCACCAGGCttgccttccttccatcttcaGTATCTTAAGTTGTTCCTGGGACGTGTTTTCGGTTTAGCTTAATGCTATTCTCTCTGCTGCATTCAGGAGGTTTCTCAACTCGACCATTCGTGAGAAGTGTCCAGCGTCAGAGCTTGTCATCCAGATCTTCTGTCACCAGCCCCTTGGCCGTTAACGACAATTGCATTAGACCTTCTTGGTCCCTGTCCGCCAAGCTGCAGATGCGCTCCAGTTCTCCCTCCCGGTTCTCAGGGGACTCTCCGATCCACACCTCTGCCTCCACCTTGGAGAAGATCGGGGAGGCAGTAGATGACAAGGTCTCCATCTCTTGCTTTGGCAGCTTGAGGAACCTTTCCAGCAGTTACCAGGAACCAAGTGATAGTCACAGCCGACGTGAGCACAAGGCTGTGGGTCGGGCCCCTCTGGCTGTCATGGAAGGCGTGTTCAGAGATGAATCAGACACCCGCAAATTGAACTCCAGTGTTATAGACACACAGAGCAAAATCTCAGCACAAGGGGATCGTGTGCCCCCCATCTCTGATCCATTTGATAACAATAACCAGATCGCTTATGTGGATCAGAGCGATTCTGTAGACAGCTCTCCAGTCAAAGAGGTGAGACCcacaagccacccaggctccctcacaAAGAAACCAGATGGAACAGCCAAGAGATCTCCCAGCTCCAAAGGCGCTTCTGAGCCAGACAGAAGCTTGCGGAAGGGGAGACCAGTCTTGGCAAGCCAGGAATCATCTCTTTCAAGTACGTCCCCTTCTTCTCCTGTTCCTGTAAAAGTTTCTGTAAAGCCCTCCCACTCCCGAAGCAAAGCAGATTCTTCTTCCAGGGCCAGTGGACGGcattcttcccctgcccctggccaGCCCAGAAAGGagtcctcccccaaaccccaggaCTCCATGTCATCTCCTTCACCCCAGAGGCAGAAATCATCTTCCTCCCTCACCTACACTGCTTCCTCCACATCTGCCAAAAAAGCCTCGGGCCCTGCTGCAAGGGGCCCCTTCCCTCCTGGGAAGAGCAGGACTTCAGACCGGAGCTTGAGTAGAGAGGGCTCCAGGCAAAGCCTGGCTTCGGACAGAGCCAGCGTCACCTCCAGCTCTAAACCCAACTCCCCTCGGGTGAGCCAGGCCAGGGCCGGGGAGGGCCGAGGGGATGGAAAGCACGTCAGGAGCTCCTCCATGGCTAGCCTGCGTTCCCCCAACACAAACGTGAAGGCTGGTCTGAAGAGGGACAGCAAGTCGGAGGACAAGGGGCTGTCCTTCTTCAAGTCAGCCTTGAGACAGAAGGAAACCCGGCGGTCGACTGACCTCGGCAAAACCACCTTGCTCTCCAAGAAGGCTGGTGGGAGCTCTGTCAAGTTGGCTGGTAAGAATGCCGTGGATGACAAGGCAGAGAAAGGCTACCAGCCTCCAGGTTCCCAGCAGCCAAATGCAAGTGCAGTTGGAAAAGAGCAGCTTGTCTCCAAGGACCCTGCTTCTGCTAAACATTCCCTGCTATCCGCTCGCAAATCCAAGTCTTCCCAGCTAGATTCTGGAGTGCCCTCGTCTCCTGGTGGCAGGCAGTCTGCTGAGAAATCCTCAAAAAAGTTATCTTCTAGCATGCAAACCTCTGCACGGCCTTCTCAAAAACCTCAGTGATATTTCTGCAATCCAAGTGTTTTATCtgtaaagatgtttatttatttagaacccTTTCCCTCCCACCAAAGCCCTCTATgcttttgttttgtatgttttgggTCACgtgcctggtgtgtgtgtgtgtgtgtgtgcacacgtgcgtgcgcgtgtgtgtgtgtgtgtagaattcAACTGCAAATTGTTAAAAGCGTCGCCTTATTCTGCCATTGAACCAAATAACAGCCATAGGCAAAGCATTGATACCAAGCTAACTGGAATAATTGTAGACGAGACCCTGGGCAGTCCCTTTAGCAATTGTACATATTTCTTTCTAGAGAACACTAATGACTTTCGTTGGACACTAGGGTTTGGAAACCTGTGAACCAGTTAAGCTGTCATTAGTGTGTGCTGTAGAAGGATCGGTTATTTGACTTGGGTTTCATCTGAGCAGGATTTATCCTCACAGCTGATTGTCATGTGGCACCAGGAGCTCTAAAAACTGTGACACTAAcaatgaaacaaactgagagaAGACTGTTGCTTTCTGCACTTTGGCCCCATCTACCAGTCTCTGTAAAGGGCAATATTTTAACACTAATGTTTCTCAGGTATATACTCAGCTAGTCTCGTGTGGATGCGCATCAGTAAAACTATTAATGAAGAAGGTGGCCTGTGAGCGACTGTCATTTCTCTGACTGCCACAGATAGAAATTTCTAGAGGTAGAAATGAAGTCTTTCATACCTTCATGTCTGCAAATATGTGTGTACCATAAGCAGTCTTGATTCTTAGGATATATCCTAAGAGGTGGCAAATTGGACAGCCAGAGAGCCAGTCACtaactaattttgttttccttctaaatttGCTAGCTATGGCCATTGGGATTTTGAAATGTAGTAGAGCAGTTAACACCTTCGAAAGGTTCCTGGAAAAAAATGGGTTCTGAACTGGATGCATGAATCTgtaccattttccttctctggtGTTGCTCTTCTCTATGTTAGAAGCCGAAAGCTCCATGCTGCCCTGTGTGCGCATGGCTGTGTTTCTTGTAACTTGGAGAGGAAAGAAGTTACCTGATGCCAAAAGTCAGTTGATGGTGTGTTGAAGCAACGTGTGACAAAGTATTATGTGTGCGCTTCTGATGCTGCCTGTCAGTCTCAGTTGTTGGCTGCTTTTCACtaagtcatttatttcttctttgtgcttaAGACTTAATCTCTTACCCAGAACTCACAAGCAGGATTGGAGCATGTTCTGTCTGGCATTGTCAGTGCAAATGGCATTTCTTGTTTAGAAAACAAGGGAACCTCACAAAAATCTCATAGATAAGGGAGATACATAGTTCTTCAAGCTTTCTAGAGGTATCCTggcaatttttagctttttttttcatttttctattttttttaagtgtcaagaGAGTCATGATCCTGATTCTTTTTGAATAGCATTTGTCACTTTGCCATGAAATATAGCATGCTGTTTATAcgcttttaaatattaactttttaaaaaaattgtaaacccTTCCAGTTCTTCCTGATCTCTTGGTGCACAGATCCATTTATAACCTCCCTTTTCAGTATTGCTGTGTGTGAAGTAATTAgaacacatacacatgcatagcTATGAATTCtgcactgcctttttttttttttcctgttttctcccccccccccatgaataCCTCTTGGGAAATATTTCCAATAGGTTTCTAACTTTATTTTGCTGCTACTTTGAGCATTAGCAGGTAACTTGCAAGTCTGGAGTCCATTTATGTTGAGGGTAGCTGGAATTTTAGACCCTTGCAGTTTTTAAGACTTAGCTCCTCAGCCTTGTGAAAGTTACCATAGTGCTCCACGAAGTTCATTGAACGTGAGCCTGTTGCCCAGTGCGCTGTCCTGTACACACCCCTTCACTAGGTGTCGCTGTTGCACTGCACGGGTGTCTGGTCTCCCAAAGCAGCGTTCCTCTCCTCTGCTGTAGTGTGACTGTCGACCACTGGCTGCCCTCAGTGTTGTCACTGCTTCCTTAGGCACACTGACAGCCCCATCAGTGTTTAGCCACTGCTGGTTTTTCTGTGTCACTTTTATTTCCTAGAAAGGATGCACCAAGTATGGGATCATCACTATCAGGAGATGAGTGTTTGTCTGAGCCTCTTGTTTTTGAAATAGGTAAATCTCATTTGAAATCTCCTATCTGAAGCTCTGAAACAGCCTTAGAATTATAGTTTGACTACACATAATGTTTTAATAACACCTTTTTCTGAGGCTATTATCAGTTAAGCATTAGtagaatatagttttattttcacagtggcaaatatttttattcttgactCCTCCAGGAATGGATTTTCCATTATaattagtgtttaaaaaaaaaaaaccaacaactaaaAAACAACTCTACAAATTTCTTTAAGTTTCCATGGgatctagaaataaaatttcagtatcTGTAAACTATATGTGTATGGAgtttagtctctttttttttttttttcagatttaaatgaaaaaaaaaaaacccaggaagtATTATAGCATTGTCTAGGCACCGTTAAGCTGTTCCATTTCTGTGCTTGGTAAACAATGAAAATCTCATCCATAACTTCTAGGTACAACCTTTAAGCCACAGAAAAGAATACTTGCCCAAAAGTTTGGAGGTGCTCTTTGAGGTGTGAAAGATATTATGGGAAAATTATTGGTTCAGTTCAGTTGTTCAGTAGGTTAGGGACTTggtgtttgctttgctttttattttcccgGTGATGTTTGGTGCATTGAGCATATCTTTGCTTTGGGGTTAGAAATGATCTACCAAGGATGGTGGGCCTGAGTTTCTGGGTGACAGCCAGGTGGGCCTGATTAGAGCAGTCATTTCCTTGTAGGCACAGGGTAATCCCTGACAGGAGTGTGGCTCTctaatgtttttgcttttaaaaaactttttatttttgatttcttttcctgtgaacATCCAGTGCACTGAGGCTATGTCATTCCTTCAGACGGCCCTACACCTTGCCTTTGTAATCCCTTGTATAATGTGGAAGCACAACAAAACTGTTAAGCTCACGTCATCTCAAGATTACCTCCCAGCCCTTGTGTTTTCCCACCCTAAAAGCAGCCTAACTGAAAGGAAGTAATACCTTGCTGGACCAATAGAAATGGATGTGGGAATATTTGTGGTCTGGTAAAACACTGTAATTCTCTATGAAGCTGCCCTAAACCCTTGTAATCAttctttcctcattcattcattctgcaagcATTCGTTGAGGGCCTGCTTTGCTCATAAAGGCAAGTGGAAAGTGTCAGGAATTCGCTGTAGCCAAGGAGACCTGGGAGCCCAGCCGATGAGCCAAGGGATGCTGGTGATACCCTAAGTGGAGTGATGGTCCCCCCAGAACAAAGAGAGCAAGTGGATTCTGGTGAACCGGCCAAGGCCTGTGATCCTCTTGAGCAAGTCTCTCCTGTTCCGGAAACCAaaagtgcccttcttcatcttcGGAGACATTTTACTCTTACATCCACTTTTTCAGACTGAGCTGTCTCTACTACTTAGGGGTGGAAAATCCATTACAAAGTCACTTTCCATTAGAATTTGGTCATCCACGTGTGTATGAAATAGATATGGGGATTGGGGGCAGGGGACAAATTGCCATCCCTCTAAAGTAACTATCATGGAAAAAACTAGGGACAGTGTGTCAAGGAAGCAGTAGTGTCAGCCTTTAGGAAAAATGGAGCAGAGAAGGGCTGTGAACAAAGCTCACTTATTTCAAATAaacgtgtttttaaaaatagatcgaCATTTGACGTTACATTTCATTCTGACAAATTACCGAACAGCTGAAGTTGTTTCCTACGTAGGTTATCAGAATTATTGGATGCCAAGATAATTAGTGTTTCTGGGTTGGATTTTTGAGATAGTATGCAAATCATAAGCACAGTTTCAATAAAACACATATTCTGTGAGGCGTGTTGAACTTGTATTATTTGGAATTGAGAAGAGCAAAATTTGCTGACCAACCAGTGCCTATATCATAAACAGAAAGAAGCTGCTACTGTGCAGACTGTCAGTCTTTACTTTTGCAAAGGATACGTTACTGTTAAACCTGACTGCATTTTGGGGGGGAAATCCTGTACTTTCTTTAAACAAACACTTAGTGTTCCACACTGCCTTTTGATCAACTCTCAAAGTGTTTGTTTTGCAGCTGCAATTTGAGCATAAgcagtcattttttcccccaagtaatGAAAACAATTTTGCATGGCCTCCATCTATCCCAGAAAGCATGTTCTCACCACCTATGCAAACAACTAATAAAATGTAGACTACcctaaatgtaaatttttaaaaaggcaattctTGGATTATGGAGCTCtatttttgaatttgtaattttttacatGTGGCTTAATCATCAGTACAGAAGAGCATgaatgtgttttcttgttttgctttgcaCATGTTTCCCTTtgctgggtgttttttttttaaaaatcattggcAAGATTGTAatgtaaaataagtattttgCAAGTAGGAGTGGAGTTGGGTATGTTGAACACACACAggtttatatactgtatttagCCTGAACACTTTCCTAAAGTATTTTGGTCTAAAAATAACCTGCCATTTtctatagattttaattttttatatcttctaGGGTTCTATCGTGGTCACAAGGAGAGAATGTGACTTCTAATAATGctaacaattttaaaatgcttttgtagAGACTTAGAGCTGTTTTGGAAAGCTTTGGATCTTCCCAACCACTGGTCACAATAAGACTAAGCTTGTGGAATTTATGGTAGCATTCTACAGTGGATTAGGGTCTAGATTCATCGCACATGCATTTAAAAGAGGCATTTCCTAATTTTGGAGAGAAGGGAGATTCACTGCAGGCTTGGGAGGCTTTTTTCAAATCTCATATGCGTATTCTCCCCAAGATTCTATTAAGCCTCTTCTGAATGACTTGTCTGAGATTCTGATACTCATCATTCACTAGAATCATctagagatcttttaaaaatacctgggtCCCACTCCCAAGCTTTTGATCTAACTAGTGTAGGGGCAAGTCCCAGGAATTGCCGTATATTTTAAAGTCCTTGGGGGTTTCTGATTGGCGGTCAGAATTGAGAGCCACCGTGCTATACCATCCCTGTGGTGAGAATCACTGCCATGTGAAGCACTCACGAGTGACTCAGATTCTGCTTCGTTGgcgaggaaaggaaaaaaggagtcaGAACCGCTGATATTAACATCCTGTTTTGAAATAAGGGAGCCTTTCTGATTTGAGGCCCTATTTGGGTGCTCGGAGCATTTGGTGGGTGGCCCAACACTTGCCAATCTTGTGGGATTCAGTGGTCTTCAGTTTGCTGGAGCCGACAGCGTCTCCCGTGGGGTGTGCGTCCTTCCCAGAGCCTTTTCCCTGGATGCCACCACAGGGCCAGACCTACAGGGGAGTTGGCAAGTCACTCTGAGTTAGAAAGTGCTGAAGTAAAGCCTTCGTGGCCTTGGAAAACCTGTTGCTGATTTTGATAGGATGACTGTTTCTGTAGTAATTACAATAGCAAACTACAGGCTGCCACCTAATTTCCTGGTTAGCTCATTCTCTACTTATCCACAGTGTCGTTTTAGGAGTTATTTTTGGCTTAAAAATGAATGTGAGGCATTttatttggagtctttttttttttttttggcaacccTCCGTGTTATTTCATGTAattacaaaaaatcaaataatactCATCCAAAAATTCGGCAGTATATGTTACCTATGGAGGAGGCAAATGAAATTTAGTTTTAATCTGTGGTGAGCTGAAGGCACGTACGACGTCTTCAGAGTAGCCTGCTGTGCTTCTCAGGTGGTTTCATCCTGTTGAGCTGATGCTAcgtacaaaaaaacaaaaaacaaacacacaacttACATGTTGTTttcaacatttcaaagaaatgaaggtCTAAGTAAAGATCCAAGTTGGAAATCCCTCTGTAGAAAAGCCCCTCGAAGCAGGGCGGTCTGTTGTGGTGAATTAGCTGTGTGAAGTTGCCTATAGGTGCTATTCTGAGTGGCACGGTGTCCTCGTACCAGATGGGAAAGCAGTTCTGGTATTTTCTGAGCTCACATTCTCTCTGTCGGCCTTTCACATACGTGTTTATGTTCTCTATTGGTTTGCTCACCAACTGTGCCTCTCACCACT
This genomic interval carries:
- the USP31 gene encoding ubiquitin carboxyl-terminal hydrolase 31, translating into MTLFKTGSPEWETVLESIVSKNALQYRGNSQHDAQEFLLWLLDRVHEDLNHAVKQSGQPPLKPPSETDMMPEGPSFPVCSTFVQELFQAQYRSSLTCPHCQKQSNTFDPFLCISLPIPLPHTRPLYVTVVYQGKCSHCMRIGVAVPLSGTVARLREAVSMETKIPTDQIVLTEMYYDGFHRSFCDTDDLETVHESDCIFAFETPEIFRPEGILSQRGIHLNSNLNHLKFALDHRLSSPMQAAAKQGKIDLPPTRAENDKIVLLVCNRACTGQQGKRFGLPFVLHLEKTIAWDLLQKEILEKMKYFLRPTVCIQVCPFSLRVVSVVGITYLLPQEEKPLCHPTVERALKSCGPGGTAHVKLVVEWDKETKDFLFVNTEDEYIPDAESVRLQRERHHQPQTCTLSQCFQLYTKEERLAPDDAWRCPHCKQLQQGSITLSLWTLPDVLIIHLKRFRQEGDRRVKLQNMVKFPLTGLDMTPHVVKRSQSSWSLPSHWSPWRRPYGLGRDPEDYVYDLYAVCNHHGTMQGGHYTAYCKNSVDGLWYCFDDSDVQQLSEDEVCTQTAYILFYQRRTAIPSWSANSSVAGSTSSSLCEHWVSRLPGSKQASVTSAASSRRTSLASLSESVEMAGERSEDDGGFSTRPFVRSVQRQSLSSRSSVTSPLAVNDNCIRPSWSLSAKLQMRSSSPSRFSGDSPIHTSASTLEKIGEAVDDKVSISCFGSLRNLSSSYQEPSDSHSRREHKAVGRAPLAVMEGVFRDESDTRKLNSSVIDTQSKISAQGDRVPPISDPFDNNNQIAYVDQSDSVDSSPVKEVRPTSHPGSLTKKPDGTAKRSPSSKGASEPDRSLRKGRPVLASQESSLSSTSPSSPVPVKVSVKPSHSRSKADSSSRASGRHSSPAPGQPRKESSPKPQDSMSSPSPQRQKSSSSLTYTASSTSAKKASGPAARGPFPPGKSRTSDRSLSREGSRQSLASDRASVTSSSKPNSPRVSQARAGEGRGDGKHVRSSSMASLRSPNTNVKAGLKRDSKSEDKGLSFFKSALRQKETRRSTDLGKTTLLSKKAGGSSVKLAGKNAVDDKAEKGYQPPGSQQPNASAVGKEQLVSKDPASAKHSLLSARKSKSSQLDSGVPSSPGGRQSAEKSSKKLSSSMQTSARPSQKPQ